Proteins encoded within one genomic window of Humulus lupulus chromosome 1, drHumLupu1.1, whole genome shotgun sequence:
- the LOC133825973 gene encoding phosphomevalonate kinase, peroxisomal-like: protein MTSSVVAALLHYLGVVDLSQVKGTADLDVVHIIAQTAHCIAQGKVGSGFDVSSAVYGSHRYVRFSPEVISSAQVAIKGAPLGEVVIEILKGKWDHERTKLSLRPLMNLLLGEPGTGGSSTPSMVGAVKKWQKSNPEKSQETWTKLSEANSALETQLNTLCKLAEEHWDEYKKLINSCGSLKPEKV from the exons ATGACATCTTCGGTGGTTGCTGCTTTGCTTCATTACCTGGGAGTTGTTGATCTTTCTCAAGTGAAGGGCACTGCAGATCTGGATGTGGTGCATATTATAGCTCAAACTGCTCATTGCATTGCACAGGGGAAAGTTGGTAGTGGATTTGATGTTAGCTCTGCAGTTTATGGTAGCCATCGTTATGTCCGTTTTTCACCAGAAGTAATCTCTTCTGCTCAG GTTGCCATAAAAGGTGCTCCCCTGGGAGAAGTGGTTATCGAAATTTTAAAAGGAAAATGGGACCATGAGAGGACAAAGCTATCCTTGCGACCATTAATGAATCTT TTACTTGGAGAACCAGGAACTGGAGGATCATCTACACCATCAATGGTAGGTGCTGTTAAAAAATGGCAGAAGTCTAACCCCGAAAAATCACAGGAAACATGGACAAAGTTGTCAGAGGCTAATTCTGCACTTGAAACACAGTTAAATACATTATGTAAATTAGCAGAAGAACACTGGgatgaatataagaaactaattAACAGCTGCGGCTCACTTAAACCTGAAAAGGTATGA
- the LOC133828806 gene encoding uncharacterized protein LOC133828806, which yields MPANRAFDLYAKSTSKKKSSKRHPREGCSNPSAKRSQTEDPPTPTTTEETTPPPDPAKETSPPIPTNQDPPDPVEQTPPPAPVDLTPPASTDRQPAGHREEASREDLTGVVLNSTKDRLSRITKHRRSQEAIQETGSMVVDQVFNRAPNKVLAGFLTMTFGWRSSRTLRAQFEKKLNDHLSTAEAQYTEQLKATEATHAEQLKEVEARHTEALKEAEAKHIEAL from the exons ATGCCTGCTAACCGAGCCTTCGACTTGTATGCCAAATCGACGAGCAAGAAAAAGTCCAGCAAGCGCCACCCTAGGGAAGGCTGCAGCAATCCCTCTGCGAAGAGGTCTCAAACAGAGGACCCTCCTACGCCTACTACCACAGaggagacaactcctccaccagaTCCTGCCAAAGAGACATCCCCGCCGATTCCAACGAATCAAGACCCCCCAGATCCGGTCGAAcagactcctccaccagctcccgtCGACCTCACGCCTCCAGCTTCCACCGACCGGCAGCCTGCTGGTCACCGAGAAGAAGCCTCAAGAGAAGATCTCACGGGCGTGGTTCTCAATTCAACTAAGGATAGGTTGTCCAGAATAACAAAGCACCGTCGCAGCCAAGAGGCGATTCAAGAGACCGGTTCCATGGTGGTTGATCAAGTCTTCAACCGTGCACCGAATAAAGTGCTCGCT GGATTTCTTACCATGACCTTTGGCTGGCGGAGCTCGAGGACACTGCGCGCTCAGTTCGAGAAGAAACTTAACGATCACCTTAGCACTGCTGAGGCCCAATATACCGAGCAGCTCAAAGCGACTGAAGCCACTCACGCCGAGCAGCTGAAGGAAGTTGAGGCAAGGCATACTGAGGCACTAAAGGAGGCTGAGGCGAAGCACATTGAGGCACTGTAA